gattgtgacaataaatagagagagaaaggagtgaaagagagggagatgtaGTTGGTTGGCTTGTTTGGgttgggaggaggaggaggatggtTTGCTTAGAGTTATAGAGAACCCCAAAATTTCCGAAAGCtgctgctcctgctcctgcACAGACTGAAGAGAGAACTCTTTggtgaaacccaaaaaaattgtaattCCCTTATTTGATGGATTATCTCTTctcttagaattttttttttaatcagaaaTTCGATCTCTatcttaaatttgttttttcttctccctttcttttgttctcttctGCTGAATTCATGGTAGATTTTAAGTTCAAAACCTAATTACATCAAGACTTGCAAGATCAGTTACTTTTTCAGCTAATAGATGCAGATCttcttgggtttcttcttttcttccaaaaatttcatttaaaaaaaaaaaaaaaaaaaatttgcaacatTTCTGATCCAATATTTTCAGTTTTCTAGAGTTAGGTTTAAGTAACCATTTCTGGTTCACCACTCAgttttttaaaactcattttctctttctttatcatCAGAAGATTCACATGGAAAAAGATCAAATAAAAGTCTCCAACAAACCATTAAATATCTACATATAAAGGATAGCAatattctatgttttttttttataacatttATTCATGCAGCACTGTAGAAAAtttactcttttcttttctgaaaaaactttttagggtttcaaaggATCAATCAAATtaagtgagaaaaaaaaagttgagaaTTGTGTGAAATGGGGAGAGGAAAGATTGAAATCAAGAGAATTGAGAACACCACAAATCGTCAGGTAACATTCTGTAAGAGGAGGAATGGATTACTGAAGAAAGCTTATGAGTTATCGATCCTCTGTGATGCTGAAGTAGCCCTAATTGTATTCTCAAGCCGCGGTCGCCTCTATGAATACTCTAATAACAGGTAATTCTTACTACTCAATACTCAGCTATTATTTGATCCTAATTGAAACTCATCTTTCAGCATATGTAATACAGAAGAGCTTCTATTgctttctacttttttttttttttaaaatctttggATGAGGAAGGAtagaagataataaaaaaaaaacccataaatttttttcatGATTTACTTGAGATCTTGTCAAGGATCTGATCCATTTTCTTTATCATACTGACTTATTGGAgattctaggttttttttttaaacttcatTTGGTTCTCAGCTAAATCAATAAATGTTCACAGATATATTCTCTTGGTTTGATCATGGGAAGGAGCTTGAGTCATACTTGATGGATGCATGGATCTTGAATCCCTTGTTTTCGTACTTGCCTGcttaatttgatttcttcttcttcttcttcttcttcttcttggtgcTTCTCTTGGccagaaaattaaaacaagaaggcTATGAATAATGTTTACAAACATGTGGCAAcctgcatgcatgcatggacaTGTTGCCATGCTGGTTAATCTTGATGTACAAAACTtaaatgatgatgatatatatattcatGTACAAAACTTAAAACTTAGAGTGATGAGCTTAATAGTTATGTGTAGATAAGGAACTATAGGGATCTTCATGTATAAAACTTGCTACTACCACCTACTACACATAAGGTTTTACTCTTCTACtctcatctttctctttcttgacCATCTGTTTTGTTTTACTTAGTCTAAGTCTCACCAAGTTAGATCAACTCTGAATAAGGATTATTTGTAGAACCATGGAATCACGGAATAGTTCCACATCGCTTGGGAATGTGTCATAAGCTATATAAGACCTCCTTACTTGGTATGGTGCATTTTAAAACCATCCGGGTCTCATCCAAAGTGGACAATATCGTGCCACCTTGGAGTCTTAGGTACCTTTCTTCTTGCCCCATTTTAGAAGAGGGGGTTCTAACTGTTTCTTCACTAGTGATTTAGAACTCAATTTGTTTCTGTCATCTTGGCCCCCCATATATGGTTTACTCCTCCCCTTCTTGTTCTCAAATATTTCTGTTACTGACTCAAAACTAAAATCTCAAAATCCACATCTACTTAATCTGAAAAATTATCTTTAAGGGTTCTCTTAAGTTTTTCTTGTCTAATATTTTTTCAGAGCTTTGTTTCAACTCTACCCATTGTTACCTttcagtttttctttcttttgactACTCTTGTTTTCCGATTTGAATGTGGGTCCTACAGACGTTGCCAAAAATTTACAACATTGCCATTGAACTGAAGTCTCTCTCTACGTTGCTTTCTTATACTTACCATCTGTGATTTCTAGGGCAGCGTGCGTGCATGCTTTTCCATTGATTTCGGATTACAATCTTACCCAAGAAAGGCTTCAGTTCCCCATGCTTCCTGCTGGCTTCCAGCTTCCTTTACGTAGATAGTTagattcctctctctctctctctctctttctttgagagaaggagagaaaagaggccGTTTTGACTTTTGCACCTTCTAAACTCTGCCATTTCTTTGTCTTTCACCCTCCAATACCTCTCATTTAATTTTTTCTGGGTAAAAGTAGATGATGAAGATCAATTATGTATAATGTATTGGAagacttatttatttattcattcacAGAGAGAGGGACGGGAGAGGATGGGAATgggtatcaagagggtattttggaacataacTAAAATCCTAAGAGGgatttatgaaccctaggatCCATGGTGGGTgaaaggaaaactttgtccattttgtcctttatttatttggattgaaagtAATGGGAAGACATTTTGAAGGGTAAGGAAGggcagtttaaaaaaaaaactcaaatggtAATAGAAGGATATGATGCTCTAACCATAGCTACGTGAAAAAATGTCCTTCTAGATTGAATCAGTTCTGGTTAAATCATGAAAACTTTTTGTATATTGTGCGACAGTTTTGGACAGCTCTAAGTAAAGTGTCTGGAACTCCTCTTTGTGCGGTCTGTCAAGAGCTGAAAAAGGTTAAAAGTATGTTTGAGATCGAGAATGGGCTTAGGTTACCTTTCCCAAATTGGATGAGGAAGTTGCTAGTAGAACCAAGTTTGCATTAGAGGATGTTCAAGAAGCTATAGAAATAGTTGGGTTTAAATTATTTCAGTTTGACCATGAAATAGAGGTgaaaaaaacccattaaaaagTTAAAATTGATCGATCTTTAAGAAAAATTATGGGCGAAAAAATTCAGGATTAGGTGGTTGAAGTGTGTGGAttgtaataccatttttttttttgtttttttttcacttaTCCACTAAGATCCAGAAGACAAAGAACACTATTAGGCTCTGAAAAAAGGATGATGGAACAGTTATCATTGAGCCAAATCAGATTGGGCAGTTCGTCGTAGAGgtttttttagtcttttcatGATGAAATAAAAGCTGTAGTTTGGGATTTGGACCCAGATAGTGCTCCTTGCCCAGATGGTTTTCCTGGAACTTTTTTCAGAAAGTGTTTGGAAATCATTGAAAATGACATCATCAAAGCCATCAACAATTTCTTTTCAGAAGGTATTCTTACTGAAGGTGTGAAGTATAATTTTATTACTTTGATTCCCAAAGTTGATGGTGCAATCTCTCTTGAGAAGTTTTGGCCAATTTGCTTAGGCGATTTTATACACAAATTAATCCCAAGGATCTTGGCTTCAAGATTATCTGGTGTCCTCCCTAATCTCATTTTTGAGAAACAAGGTGATTTTCAAAAGGGCATGCTAATTGATGTAAGCCTCAATATAGGTTGCTAGGAACTCGGATCGGGAGAGAGATGAGATAGGTAAGAATGATattatctccaaaaaaaaatactcttCTAGGTCCTTTGGTGGAGGAAGACTTATCAACTCTTCAAGTTGATGGCGGTAACACTTCGAGGTTACCGGAgaatcttcaattcttcaagattGGAGTTGAAACTCAGACTTGATTTCAGGGGGAGGAACTCAACTTGGTTCACAAGAGTGCTTGAAGCCACAATGGAGAATTTCATTCAAGAATGTGGTGTCTTACAAGCAACATAGATAGGTTTTTTATAGGCaaataaagaaaaccctaaaagcttCTAAGATATCTCAGTCGTTGATTTTCAAGGGTTGAGATTACATGCTTAattccaaaaatgaaaattatagAAAACAAGTAACTAAAAGTAGATTCTAAGATATAGGGGTTGTTCCAATGTGCCTTGATGCAAGCTTAAAGGTTGAAGTGTTTGTTGCTTTGTAGTCTTTTAGGAAGATTCTCTTGGACTGATCGAACTTTTCAATATTTAAGAAAGACTCTTGCGAGAAGTAGTTGAAGGAGCTTGGACCAAGAGAATCTTTGAGAGAAGGACTACCACATCATCTTCTACTATGAGATTGAAACAATCACCAAGAAGGTTGTCACATCATCTTCCACTATGAAGCTTTCgatatatcaaacccaaaaatctcCTACGATATCTCAACCATCGATTCCAATTGAGCTTCAATGGCTAAGATTAAACATTTACATTATGTAATAAATACTAAGAAATGTTAGTCATGGGCTTGCTTTGCATTATGGGCCATAGGCTGGACTTGAGCTTGAATACGTACGTACGGGTCGATCTTCTAGCAATTATTTGATTGTCCATGTGGTCTTGGTACGAGCCTGCATCACTAATCTTCTCAGATATTTAAATGGCTTCAGAGCTTACATATTCcttacataaaaaaattaaatggtgGTAGAATTGGGTTGAATCTTGATATCCAAAAAGCTAATGATACCAtgaaatagaattttatttttggagtCCTTGGGAAATTTGCTGTTTTCGTGAAAATTTGGCTGCTATCATCTGCCAAATTATCGGCCCTTGTAATGGTGTGccagttgggttttttttttgagcgTGACCTTAGACAAGGAGAACACCCCGCTCCccttgtttattatttattatttattattgtaGAAGAAGTCCTCTATCGAGGAATAACTGCCCTCAAGTTGGATAATAAAATCAAGGCTTTACCAAGCCAATGTTCCAGTCCCTTCATGTACATTTTCGCTAATGATGTCTTTGTATTCATGAACATGGGTGTAAGGTACATGAGAAATCTTAAATATTTTATGCTACAATATCAGAATTTCTCTGCTCAAAAACTCCAAAAGCAAGAATTTTCCGGGGGAATGTTAAGTGTTTTAAGCTACAATAttttaatggaatttttttttttttcttcaagaaaaTCTAGCAGTATTTTTTGGATGTCTTCAAGGTTCCATGCAACATATCCTCTATTTCTGAGATGTTTTTATGGTGGAAAGCAAAAGAATCATTACCTCCATTGAAGCCCATCTGGCTAGCAGTTTCCAGTCATCTCAGAGATTTAATTATTTAGAATATAAAAAAGGCgttaaaaggaagaaaagaaaactggTGTAGTATAGCTTTATTCATGGTGGTCATCTCTAAATATCTTCTCCATTTATGTTAAATATAACTCCCATGTATTATTGGCATCAGAGATTTAGTTTGCTATTCATTATTAGCTCACTCTACAACCGTAGAGACCAAGAAGTTTTATACAATATAGATCGAGTTGTGAAACGGgctagggttgtaaacggatcggattcggctcggatagtgctatatccgcatccgcatccgattagctatcggacggattcggatagtgctaaacggatacggatcggatattttatctgtttatatgtaaatatagcttttcggatagctatagcctatccgtatccgcatccgtttagctttcggacagattcggatagtgttaaacagatacgaacatggatacgaaaacggatttcggctattcatttacacccctagaaaCGGCTATGCAAAGATAGAAGATAAGGAAGATTGACAAGAGTTTTGACATGAGATTAGAGATATGGAGATAATATCTATCCTAATCAACATGGTAACCGAATATTGGTTGCCTAGCTACTAAAATACGGTAACACAATATTGATCAGTACAGTACTCCCTCAAGTTGAAGGGCCCGATGGAGTGGATCTTCAACTTGTCTCGCAAAAACTCAAACCGTGCAGAGTGTAGACTTTTAGTCGTGATGATATCAATAAGTTGGTCAGTGGTGGCAATGAACTGAACGGATAATTTGTATTAGGCAACATTGTCTCGCATAAAATGGAAGTCAATTTCAGCATGTTTGGTGCGTGCATGGAACACTAGATTAGTTGAGAGATATGATGTATcaatgttgtcacaccacaagATTGGAGgcactagagagagagagagaccaagtTCTTGAAGGAGTGATTGAAGTTAGGTAAGCTCGGTAGATGCGTCGGCAAGTGCTTTGTACTCAGACTCTATAGAAGATCTACAATCATTATTGTTGCTTGCCCAGTTAACATCAAAGAAAAGATTAAGGTGTGGTGATCTCTCAATGAGTAAACCATGAATTTTGGTATGCCTTCAAGTATCGAAGGATGTGTTTGACAAGTGCCTAATGATCTTcaggagcatgcatgaattggcaaACACGATTAACAACGAAGGCAACACCAAGGGGTCAATGTGATGTACTGAAGGGCCCCTAAAGCAAATAGCTGAGCATTGGTAACCATTATTGGTGTAAGAACTGGTTTACACTCAGCCATCCCTGCCATGTGTAATAGATTATTAATGTGCCGAGCTTGACATAATAAGATGCCTTTGGAATGGGAAATtgcctcaatacccaagaagaaACTGAGTGGTCCCAAATCTTTCATACAGAATTCGTGTTGTTACTTGACTAGATTGATTGCTAGTGATGAGAATATCGTCCACATAAATCAAGACATATTTTGTGATTTGACCATGCTTAtagataataaataaataaataaatctattTGTTTGGGTTCATGTGTGTTACTTTTATTTAATAAGGGGTACATGATATGCCAAATATTGGATTCTCAATGACATTTTTAAAGCTTTCCTCCACTATGTGTTCAACTTTATTTAGCCTAAACATTACTAAATGAATAGAAAGTTGTGTAAATTTGGTATGCCAATGTTAAGAGCACAAAAAGATGTACATCACCCTTTATTTTATGATCATCaaatatattatgtttactttCTAATAAATTTTTAATATTATATTTTCTGTATAAATATTAATTTCTAATATTTTTAGTTTCATGTTGTTTGTCTTACAGCATAAGATCAACAATAGAGAGGTACAAGAAGGTCTCTACAGATCATTCAAACACAACCTCTGTTGCAGAGGCAAATGCTCAAGTAAGCAACTTATTGTATCCATACTAGCAtggaaaaaacataaaaatcttgaattttatatATACAATGTCTATAAAAGAAGATCCATGGTACCAtaattttttgggaagaaaaGTTTGTCTTCATGGTCTCAAACGGTCCGCCATTTCGCGGTATGTGGGCAGTTCATTTTGGCCAACTGGCCGTTGGATTAGTTAACTAACGGACcaaatttccctccacccatccCATTCACCGAGGAGTGGGAGAGGACGGGAATGGGTATCAGgagagtattttggaacatactaaaaccctagtaagggtttgtgaaccctagggtggtgggtgaaccgtcctctatggatgGAGAAAAACTTTATCCTTATAATTTCTTTCATAGAAAATGGTCTCTGAAAACCATATAGGTATTTACAAGTTATGATAGTTATTAAATATTATTTAGATTgcttactcttttttttttttgtctcctgGTCATGGATGGAATGAAGTATTATCAACAAGAAGCTACAAAGCTGCGTCAGCAAATACAGATCTTGACGAACTCAAACAGGTACTTATTAATCCATTCAAATTGAGCTTGTTTTGATCTTTCAGTAGTGTTCATCCAAGTTTCCCATGCATGGTTCACTCATCCAATGTAGAAGCATTATCCATAGTCTTATGAACTCTTCTTATTGTACTCTGTTTACAGACACTTGATGGGTGATTCCCTCAGTACTCTCACTGTCAAGGAGCTGAAACAGCTCGAGAACCGACTTGAACGAGGCATGACACGCATCAGATCCAAGAAGGTAACAATGATGCTCATATAGAAAGAGAGATGAACCATTGACTCTAGAAAAAACGAAAAACCTAAAACAATGCACTCAAAGATTTACGTTGTTCagcaagattgcctacgtccatggtgagatgagacCTACTTcattatcaatggagaataggttATAACCACTCATCCTCAAACCGCTCAGAGATTGTAGAGAAAACCATCTCAATATAAATATGTATCGAAACCCTACATAGGCACATATTACTAAAATACCCATGTAGCCCTAACAAAATTTCGTCAACCCCCTCAGGCCCTACAACTCTCAATGACCCTTTGGAATCAGTCCACAAATGCAAGTgacaaaatacaagacatcgaACCATTAGATAAATAGATGGATCCCGATGGTTTGATGTCTGTTTGTTGAGTATAAAACACTTCCTGTTTTTTCAGCTTATTTAACCCTACTGATCATCTCCACAGTggtaggagcctcgtgcactggatacgccCTTTTTACCTTACTGATCATCAGCCACATAGTTCCAATAACTATTCCAAGGGCCATATACCCTTGACAACATAAGCCTGGACTtcctgggttttttttctttgttttttcctttccttcttatATTCTGCTTTCACAGATGCCTTCATTACTTTTTCTAACATTTTCTGTTCTGTTTTCATTGTGTTTCTGTCACTAGCATGAGCTACTGTTTGCTGAAATTGAATACATGCAGAAAAGGGTAAAGGATATTCTTCCatccatccccccccccaatcttCATTCTTGTTTCCCTTAAACTATTTAATCTCCAACCTCACCAATTCGACTAATTGAATGATCAATAAATTTTAAACATTCATCAATACAGGAAATGGAACTTCAGAATGACAATATGTATCTGCGAGCTAAGGTATGTCATATaacaaaaacatttttttcatCTCCTCCTTCATTCAACTATTGAATAACTTAAGGGAGCTATGTATTAATTTGATAAGAGAAACCAATTTTCCTTGTCTAAACCAGTCATCCTCATAGTAGTGTGTTCCCTAAACATGTGATTGAAAGTCAATAACAGAGTAAGCCATCCTAAATGGAGTGGAACATTTCCTCATATTCCATAatgaatttcatttttgagtTCTATAACATCCGGGCTCGTTCTCGAATTCAGATAGCTGAGAACGAGCGTGCACAGCAAGAAAATATGGTGACAGCGCAAGAATTCGAGCCAATTCAATCATATGATTCCCGAAACTACTATCAAGTGAATATGTTGGAGGGAGGGCCTGCTTATTCTCATCCTGATCAGAGTCAGACAGCTCTCCATCTGGGGTAAGTAAATCTCTTTCAACTCTGAAGAGTATATGTAGTTTACTTTAGTTCCACTCAAGGGTTATGATCCTTCTCCCTCAAATACATACCAGTATCACCTTTCCATGCAAGATTTTGCTTATACAGAATGGTTTTAGACAATGTGAAGCTAAACTTTATACCTCACCAAGGTCTAGCCAAGCAAACAGGCATCACCATTTGATATTTCCCTTATACCACATGAACTGCCTACCTCATACAAAAGAAACTACTATCTGTCCTGAAGACAAAAATTACAATTCTAATGTACGTatccttacccctgctttgcgGAGAAGCTATTTCCCAACTCAAACCCACGACCAATAagtcacaatagagcaaccttaccgttacTATGCTACATTCTACCAGAAACAACTTTCGTTTGCATCCCAAACGGTCAATATATAATGAAAATCGGTTTACAACATATTTGAATATATAACTTGTCTACTACTGTCTTATTTTTATGTCAATACAGGTAGATTTGATGAAGTTACATGTATTCCAATGGATCATCTATGCAGCACCTGAACGTGAAGCTCTCTTCTACTTATTCAAATGTTCTCTCTGGTAGTGTCCCAAGAACATATTTTAAGTGAGAAAAGAATACCTACCATGAGTATTAACAGCAAGAAGTATTCACCTTAAAACTCATACTATGGATTAGtaacctttttcctttattacttGGATGTAAGTTCACTCCGTATTTTATGCTATATGTGTGCAGTTTTTATCTTGTAAAATATTTCCTCGACGTTTTCCTTCAACTCGTGGAGAAGGAAGTAACCCATCCCTTCACCACTGGCGATGTGACTCTATGATCAGACTTAGTTTCATCATTAACTTCCACCCCTATTATACATGGTCCGAAAATACCCTTCTTCAGTCTAAGCTAA
The nucleotide sequence above comes from Telopea speciosissima isolate NSW1024214 ecotype Mountain lineage chromosome 3, Tspe_v1, whole genome shotgun sequence. Encoded proteins:
- the LOC122656229 gene encoding agamous-like MADS-box protein AGL11, which encodes MGRGKIEIKRIENTTNRQVTFCKRRNGLLKKAYELSILCDAEVALIVFSSRGRLYEYSNNSIRSTIERYKKVSTDHSNTTSVAEANAQYYQQEATKLRQQIQILTNSNRHLMGDSLSTLTVKELKQLENRLERGMTRIRSKKHELLFAEIEYMQKREMELQNDNMYLRAKIAENERAQQENMVTAQEFEPIQSYDSRNYYQVNMLEGGPAYSHPDQSQTALHLG